One segment of Acidobacteriota bacterium DNA contains the following:
- a CDS encoding flavin reductase family protein, with amino-acid sequence MINKSVTDLEPFYYFYPKNTCAVGSSFEGKTNFMAVAWSTAISYRPPIYGVSISDKRFTYHLIKRSGEFSVNFLPCEKLDLMHTFGRTSGKDTDKVAKLNIRLKESLKTCAPILEDAYAGFECLLLDARDYGDHTFFIGKVVAIHYDETIFDGEGIIRIEEIDPILYLGNNQYATSKRDSRIIKPQEVKL; translated from the coding sequence ATGATCAATAAGAGCGTAACGGATCTTGAGCCTTTCTATTATTTTTATCCGAAGAATACCTGTGCGGTCGGCTCCAGTTTCGAGGGGAAGACAAATTTCATGGCTGTGGCCTGGAGTACTGCGATCTCATACAGACCTCCCATCTATGGGGTTTCCATTTCCGATAAGAGGTTTACATATCATCTAATCAAGCGAAGCGGTGAGTTCAGCGTCAATTTTCTCCCATGCGAGAAGCTCGACCTCATGCACACCTTTGGAAGGACATCCGGAAAGGACACGGACAAAGTGGCCAAACTTAATATCCGCCTGAAGGAGAGTTTGAAGACCTGTGCTCCAATCCTTGAGGATGCCTATGCGGGATTTGAATGTCTCCTCCTGGATGCAAGGGATTACGGCGACCACACATTCTTCATCGGCAAGGTGGTTGCCATCCACTACGATGAGACCATCTTTGATGGAGAAGGGATCATCCGAATAGAGGAGATCGACCCCATTCTTTACCTGGGAAACAACCAGTACGCTACTTCGAAGAGAGACTCACGGATCATAAAGCCCCAGGAAGTCAAACTATGA
- a CDS encoding pitrilysin family protein has product MIRKEETDIGLKIFTVRKEQIPVVFFRFVLMSGSADDPQGKEGLASFMANLMRRGTATYSRSEIEEMLDFIASDLWIHCQKDITVFGGRVLVDNLAKFYSVFSEMLLKPSFPEEEIEKLKVDQIDDIEFIRQNDEALVREAFSNFLYQCHPYGHLDAGRIATVKSFTRDHVLNFYEKHFRRGNLLIGLGGDIPDSLIARIREDFAGLPAVDMARKRTQVEKPERKKVLVIEKEGRAQTQLRIGHPITVTRKDPDYHGLLIANNYLGKHRVSIGRLYNKIREKRGLSYGAYSYIEHFLGSSGPIKLPRPTLARREQYFAMWTYPKNENAKFVIKLVLKEMEDLVREGIDDQRLQEAKNYTINNFPFEVETPDRKLGMLLDDEIYGSKDFVENFEENVRKVTSEDIREVVRKHLYPDRVAIAVLVSDGQKFIDEMLSPETNVEYPSGVDPAALENEDRVIERFDLGLEREDFQIVRSSDLFQ; this is encoded by the coding sequence CGGGTCAGCGGACGATCCGCAGGGGAAAGAAGGGCTCGCATCGTTTATGGCAAACCTCATGAGGAGAGGGACGGCTACTTACAGTAGAAGCGAGATCGAGGAAATGCTCGATTTCATCGCTTCCGATCTCTGGATTCACTGTCAGAAAGATATCACGGTCTTCGGCGGGAGGGTGCTCGTAGATAACCTTGCTAAGTTCTACAGCGTTTTTTCAGAAATGCTCCTGAAACCATCGTTTCCGGAAGAGGAGATTGAAAAACTAAAGGTCGATCAGATCGATGACATCGAGTTTATCAGACAGAATGATGAAGCTCTTGTCCGGGAGGCATTCAGTAACTTCCTCTACCAGTGTCATCCGTACGGGCATCTCGACGCCGGGCGTATCGCAACCGTCAAAAGTTTCACGCGAGACCACGTTTTAAATTTTTACGAGAAGCATTTCAGGCGGGGGAATCTTCTGATCGGCCTGGGAGGGGACATTCCCGATTCCCTTATCGCGAGGATAAGGGAAGATTTTGCGGGTCTGCCTGCGGTGGATATGGCGAGGAAAAGAACACAGGTGGAGAAACCCGAGAGGAAAAAAGTACTGGTCATCGAGAAGGAAGGGAGGGCGCAAACACAACTCAGGATCGGCCATCCCATCACTGTGACCAGGAAGGACCCTGATTATCACGGACTCCTCATTGCGAACAACTATCTTGGCAAGCACAGGGTCTCAATCGGAAGACTCTACAACAAGATCAGAGAGAAGAGAGGATTATCATACGGAGCTTACTCCTACATAGAGCATTTCCTGGGTTCTTCGGGTCCTATAAAGCTTCCGAGACCGACTTTGGCGCGCAGGGAACAGTATTTTGCAATGTGGACCTATCCCAAGAACGAGAATGCGAAGTTCGTCATAAAGCTTGTGCTAAAAGAAATGGAGGATCTGGTGAGAGAGGGAATTGATGATCAGCGTCTCCAGGAGGCCAAGAACTACACAATAAACAACTTTCCCTTCGAGGTGGAAACGCCGGACAGGAAGCTGGGAATGTTGCTCGATGACGAAATCTACGGCAGCAAGGATTTTGTAGAGAATTTCGAAGAGAACGTAAGAAAAGTTACTTCAGAAGATATCAGAGAAGTCGTCAGGAAGCATCTCTACCCGGACAGGGTTGCCATCGCCGTCCTCGTTTCCGATGGGCAAAAGTTCATTGACGAGATGCTATCTCCGGAGACGAACGTGGAGTATCCATCCGGTGTCGACCCCGCCGCTCTCGAGAACGAAGACCGTGTCATCGAAAGGTTTGATCTCGGCTTAGAGCGGGAAGATTTCCAGATAGTCAGATCCTCCGATCTCTTCCAATAA